cccctaaacactctttccttacccctcccCTAAGCACTCATTcattctccccccccctaaacaacactctttccttaccccccatgaacagtctttccttccccctccttctttcctttccttcgtctttccttccctttccttctccttccccttccttctccttccccttccttctccttccccttccttttccttcattccttccccttccctttccctttcccttcactcccttttccttccttccctttccttccttccacttccccttccttctccttccccttccttcccttctctttcccctttctttctttccccttccttctccttccccttccttctccttctcttttctttcattccctttccttctttcccttttccttctccttattcATCTTCTGCCCTGCTTCTTCATTCCCTTCTTGTTcgttccccttcccttctccttcccctaaaccttccttttccttcttgttcctttccttttccttccacttccccttctttttccttcttattcccgtccctttctttttccttcttattccctatcccattttccttctttcccttcgtccttttctttctattcccttctcttcccttctctttccttccccctttcctttcactccctttcctttcactcccttttccttctattgcacacatacatgaataatgaaataatataatacattagTACATTAATAATGAATTACTTCCATGATGTAATACTTACCTATTTGGTTCTGCGTTTCCTTCTCTACCTTCtgcattccttccttcagtTTGTCAGGGTCCACTTGACCATTAGTACTGTTCGCGACTATTTCTTCCAGTACACCTTGTACTGTGCTGTCTGGTAATTTAATTTCGCTGTTTATGAGTAATTCTGCTAAAGGAAGTCCCCTATTTTGGCCAGTATTGGTGTTGTCCAGTTTTAGGAAGGTCGTCATACTTTGTGCATTGTCCCTTAAATATTGCTTCAGTTTCATGTCGTCCTGCGCTGGTTCCTTCTTTTGGTTACAGACATTTGGCCAATGGTGCCACGGCATCTTTATCCTCCAGCCCTGGGCCTTCATCCTCAGAGCCCTTTTCCCCTCCGTCCAAGCTCTGATAGTATTGCCAAGGACGGATTTTCCGACTACTAAGTCTCCGTATGTCATAGTACTGCATTTATTCAATTGCTGCTCGAGGCTCCCTCCAGCCTTGTTCTTACTCAAGTGGTCCCTCAGTTTGATGTCCACCTGGGATGATATTTCGCCTTGAACTTCATTTATAACTTCGTTCAATTTACAGTGATCCCCATAAATGGTGGAAAGAGCAACTGTTCCAACAATGCAGCGATTAAAGGCTTCATCAGGAGTGAGGGCCGTCATTTCTGCTGGTTCATCGTGGCCACTGCTACCCCCCCCTGCCTTCT
The sequence above is a segment of the Plasmodium knowlesi strain H genome assembly, contig: PKNH_00_20, whole genome shotgun sequence genome. Coding sequences within it:
- a CDS encoding SICAvar, type I (fragment) gives rise to the protein MTTPSAGLLQTWLDEQVKGVIQGGATVTDPAERAKQFTEKMKADLVATWDVLAKWLERPESNEIHKLCDKGQWGGNSGEGQYKKILCQAILEIKYFMNGVQRQKAGGGSSGHDEPAEMTALTPDEAFNRCIVGTVALSTIYGDHCKLNEVINEVQGEISSQVDIKLRDHLSKNKAGGSLEQQLNKCSTMTYGDLVVGKSVLGNTIRAWTEGKRALRMKAQGWRIKMPWHHWPNVCNQKKEPAQDDMKLKQYLRDNAQSMTTFLKLDNTNTGQNRGLPLAELLINSEIKLPDSTVQGVLEEIVANSTNGQVDPDKLKEGMQKVEKETQNQIGKYYIME